In Erigeron canadensis isolate Cc75 chromosome 6, C_canadensis_v1, whole genome shotgun sequence, the following are encoded in one genomic region:
- the LOC122602990 gene encoding G-type lectin S-receptor-like serine/threonine-protein kinase At4g27290 yields MEGGVFIMRFLFLFSLVILLHNVDKIYAAELNTITYSSHLTNGDTLVSPRGIFELGFFRPNSETKFLGIWYKNMSVQIVVWVANREYPRPKSSVDVLRISDKGDLVLIRDTTNETIWSSSNTNTGSRNTTAKLLDTGNLVVMDDTDSKVLWQSFDNPTDTLLPGMKLGEDYEKKIEWILSSWKTSQDPAPGDFTWGVDRGNYPQNILKKNGVKIFRAGPWRKERLVGNFNFTFNIVISEKEVSLTFNLENNTIPSRVILNSTGQLESFMWAEDARKWLPTVSLPRDICDTYNTCNAYGSCSVNTTTNKPSCACMDEKRFVPEYEENWETPTGWTDGCVRRTSLNCHSNGQSDDGFTNYTNVKLPDTQSSWFNTSMTMEECRTHCLKNCSCMAYANIESSGAGCLIWVNDLMDIRVFPEGSGSGRDIFVRMASSELVISKEKRGANVRAILLIIFAVVLVIALISTWCIYAWIKRKGGLWNAYERHDEAMELPLLSFTTIANATARFSLDNKLGEGGFGTVFKGHLDEGIEIAVKRLSKSSSQGVNEFKNEVICVSKLQHRNLVKLLGCCIKGNEKLLVYEYMPNGSLDSFIFDKRKGMLLDWTKRFNIIMGIARGLVYLHRDSRLRIIHRDLKASNILLDEDMNPKISDFGVARSFGGNETQANTERVVGTYGYMSPEYALEGVFSIKSDVFSFGVLVLEILIGKRNRGLIQPENENNLIGHAWLLYKEGRLMELIDPTLVESCRPPEVLRSIEVGLLCVQHSPEERPNMSNVIRMLAGEGAVPQPKEPAFFTEKDDHWLVGEFSSSTNCGASTINHVPITKSIRQ; encoded by the exons ATGGAGGGAGGAGTATTCATCATGAggtttctttttctgttttctttAGTAATACTACTCCATAATGTTGATAAAATATATGCAGCTGAACTCAACACTATTACATATTCAAGCCACTTAACAAATGGAGACACTCTCGTCTCGCCACGAGGAATTTTCGAACTAGGATTCTTCCGACCCAATTCTGAGACAAAATTTCTTGGAATTTGGTACAAAAACATGTCTGTTCAAATAGTGGTTTGGGTGGCTAATAGAGAATACCCGCGTCCTAAATCATCAGTAGATGTGTTACGGATTTCAGATAAGGGAGATCTAGTCCTCATAAGAGATACCACTAATGAAACCATTTGGTCCTCATCAAACACTAATACAGGATCAAGAAATACAACTGCGAAGCTTCTCGATACTGGCAACTTGGTTGTCATGGACGATACCGATTCCAAGGTTTTGTGGCAGAGTTTTGATAATCCAACTGATACTCTTTTACCTGGCATGAAGCTAGGGGaagattatgaaaaaaaaatagagtggATTCTCTCATCATGGAAGACTAGTCAGGATCCCGCCCCAGGTGATTTCACCTGGGGCGTGGACAGAGGCAATTATCCTCAAAATATACTAAAGAAAAACGGGGTGAAGATATTCCGGGCTGGACCATGGCGTAAGGAACGGCTTGTTGGGAACTTTAACTTTACATTCAATATAGTTATTAGTGAAAAGGAAGTGTCTTTAACATTTAATCTTGAAAACAATACTATCCCATCAAGGGTCATCTTGAATTCTACAGGACAGCTAGAAAGTTTTATGTGGGCCGAAGATGCAAGAAAATGGCTGCCTACTGTGTCATTACCTAGAGATATATGTGATACATACAATACATGTAATGCTTATGGAAGCTGCAGTGTTAATACGACCACAAATAAGCCCTCTTGTGCTTGCATGGATGAGAAAAGATTTGTTCCTGAATACGAAGAGAATTGGGAAACACCGACTGGATGGACAGATGGATGTGTCAGAAGAACGTCGTTGAATTGTCATAGTAATGGGCAATCAGACGACGGGTTTACGAATTACACTAATGTGAAGTTGCCAGATACGCAGAGTTCTTGGTTCAATACGAGTATGACCATGGAGGAATGTAGAACTCATTGCCTAAAGAATTGTAGTTGCATGGCTTACGCAAATATAGAAAGCAGCGGTGCCGGATGCTTGATTTGGGTGAATGATCTTATGGACATCAGAGTGTTTCCCGAAGGCAGTGGATCTGGCCGAGATATTTTTGTAAGAATGGCTTCTTCGGAATTAG TTATTTCCAAAGAAAAGAGAGGAGCAAACGTTAGAGCTATCTTACTTATCATATTTGCTGTGGTTCTTGTTATAGCACTCATATCTACATGGTGTATATATGCATGGATTAAAAGGAAGG GGGGATTGTGGAATGCTTATGAAAGGCACGATGAAGCCATGGAACTACCATTACTTAGCTTTACTACAATAGCTAATGCAACGGCTAGATTTTCACTTGACAATAAACTTGGAGAGGGTGGATTTGGAACCGTTTTTAAG GGTCATCTAGACGAGGGGATAGAAATCGCAGTCAAGCGTCTCTCCAAGTCTTCCAGCCAAGGAGTAAATGAGTTTAAGAATGAAGTCATATGCGTTTCAAAACTTCAACACCGCAATCTTGTAAAGCTTCTTGGCTGCTGCATAAAAGGAAACGAGAAGCTTTTGGTTTATGAATACATGCCAAATGGAAGCTTAGACTCATTTATATTCG ATAAAAGAAAAGGCATGCTTCTTGATTGGACAAAGCGCTTCAATATTATCATGGGAATTGCTCGAGGACTTGTCTACTTGCATCGAGATTCACGACTAAGAATCATCCATAGAGATCTTAAAGCTAGCAACATTCTACTGGATGAGGACATGAACCCAAAAATATCAGACTTTGGCGTAGCTAGAAGTTTTGGTGGAAACGAGACCCAAGCTAACACAGAACGAGTTGTAGGCACATA TGGTTACATGTCCCCGGAGTATGCTCTAGAAGGTGTTTTCTCGATAAAGTCAGATGTATTTAGCTTTGGTGTTTTGGTACTGGAGATTTTGATTGGGAAAAGAAATAGGGGATTAATCCAACCAGAGAACGAAAATAATCTTATCGGACAT GCATGGCTCTTATACAAGGAAGGGAGGTTAATGGAATTGATTGATCCAACTTTAGTTGAATCTTGTCGACCACCCGAAGTTTTGAGGTCAATCGAAGTTGGGTTGTTATGTGTTCAGCATAGTCCTGAAGAAAGGCCAAACATGTCGAATGTAATTCGGATGTTGGCAGGTGAAGGTGCAGTGCCTCAACCTAAGGAGCCGGCGTTTTTCACCGAGAAGGATGATCACTGGCTTGTAGGTGAATTCTCTTCAAGCACTAATTGTGGAGCAAGTACAATCAATCATGTTCCTATTACAAAGTCAATTAGGCaataa
- the LOC122606171 gene encoding imidazoleglycerol-phosphate dehydratase 1, chloroplastic-like has translation MEVWSSSSLAHPSAAGAARLIAHSSSSSSAKPFHLITKYNQYNNKNPLIIIPIKQQYNKNFFNPMKPTSCNASSLTATDHPLDNNTVMDRIGTVKRVTNETNVFVELNLDGVGSPDSNTGIPFLDHMLDQLASHGLFDVHVKAVGDIHIDDHHTNEDVALAIGTALLNALGDRKGINRFGDFTAPLDEALVHVTLDLSGRPHLSYDLQIPTERVGTYDTQLVEHFFQSVVNTSGMTLHIRQLAGKNSHHIIEATFKAFARALRQATEYDPRRRGTIPSSKGVLSRS, from the exons atgGAAGTTTGGTCTTCATCATCATTAGCCCACCCTTCCGCTGCTGGTGCTGCCCGCCTCATCGCacattcttcttcatcttcttcagcaAAACCCTTTCATTTAATCACCAAATataatcaatataataataaaaatccaCTTATTATTATTCCCATTAAAcaacaatacaataaaaactTCTTCAATCCAATGAAACCCACTTCTTGTAACGCCTCTTCTTTGACAGCTACTGACCATCCTCTAGACAACAACACTG ttatggatcgaatTGGGACGGTGAAAAGGGTTACGAACGAAACGAATGTATTTGTGGAGTTAAATTTGGATGGTGTTGGTTCACCTGACAGTAATACTGGGATTCCCTTTCTTGATCATATGTTGGAT CAACTTGCTTCCCACGGATTATTCGATGTGCATGTGAAGGCTGTTGGTGATATTCACATTGATGACCATCACACAAATGAAGATGTCGCCCTTGCCATTGGAACG GCATTGCTGAATGCACTTGGTGATAGGAAAGGAATTAATCGGTTTGGTGACTTCACAGCTCCACTTGATGAGGCGCTCGTACATGTTACTCTG GATTTATCTGGACGGCCGCACTTAAGCTATGACTTGCAAATTCCCACCGAGAGAGTCGGAACATATGACACACAG CTTGTGGAGCACTTTTTCCAGTCAGTTGTCAATACATCTGGAATGACCCTTCACATCCGCCAG CTTGCTGGGAAAAATTCTCACCATATTATTGAGGCAACATTCAAGGCATTTGCAAGGGCTCTGAGGCAAGCAACGGAATATGATCCACGTCGGCGTGGGACTATCCCTAG CTCAAAAGGGGTGTTGTCCCGTTCATGA